One region of Psychrobacter sp. DAB_AL43B genomic DNA includes:
- a CDS encoding DUF2339 domain-containing protein, whose translation MLYLFINQLGWLAFIALLIVVVALYAKINQQLRHLRRDMAQLQAEFELHKNNLIAEKPAHSADISFIKDSSSESESAVAPDSALSPWPPTLTSSSSLSSEEEKVTSASSTLPIFDSIKNLRLKSKPQNSTTDIEPDERSLPIVTSIISSIKNWFFGGNLVVRVGVLVLLVGVVLLLRLLSEYIEIPITVKLIAIGAIGLGLAGLGLKLVKNRFAYGITLQGAGLSIAYLSTFFAYSVYHVISALPSFMALGILSALTVALAVRQNAFPLALLALSGGFFAPILTSQDTGSLTVLFSYYLLLNVTIAAIAHYRPWKVLNLLGVGVTFGLAYYWGLTENLIAIIDNQRWALVLLVALHVLLYLFVVIRYAQQIIAYNNSHELDTNSENQTADIQTANITDHQYLFPIDIGLLFSVPILAFGLFSALLSDINHALTFASAILAAIYLGLGWTFIQRSQRYALITEGMLALGFGFLALVIPLALNAEWIAFGWSVQGLALVWFGRRSLRAWSVLFGLSLQLISIAMLLNSFVITVTHYPTLALTISAISALASVFILRASNSPILSPIAEIQDSAQAIHYSENELNANHTLSEYAKDLGISDTAAQQWLASINSQSIAFKIIWQSPVLIRLLTLTAMGWLLYVLIIDFDQWFASWQLATTTLIALASLVSIIIYHVVNYYRSWREIRQFSHGLLLLFYAMIVLQLPQRYEFDYQWTTFHWPIFMTLLIGWLVVGQLWLKTWHNNTNINKDNHNNAELKGYDSASWLGTGIIVLAELVHYRLPNSQGVMTILVPIALMLAGLWWTHRHNLIQSHHSPEKNTSSALSLYWFDWQEAILNSAKIFVPITLGWVIFTNFSYDGVIWELPYFPLFNLYDVTLWLIVFYGLGVYLLGQSQGKQSQNILDAIPKNNTLLIILALISFWILSSMLVRTLHAFINTPLWIVGFYESTGGAWYSEQVQTGLTILWTLLALAATIIASRYLQRALWFMGIGLLGVVVLKLVLVDLSQTEAIWRVISFLGAGSLILVIGYLAPLPPAHDEVVDDPQG comes from the coding sequence ATGCTATATCTATTTATAAACCAACTTGGCTGGCTGGCTTTTATTGCTTTGTTAATTGTGGTTGTGGCGTTATACGCCAAGATAAATCAGCAGCTCAGGCATTTACGCCGCGATATGGCACAATTACAAGCTGAGTTTGAGCTGCATAAAAATAACCTGATAGCAGAAAAACCTGCCCATTCTGCTGATATAAGCTTTATTAAAGATAGTAGTTCGGAATCAGAATCTGCGGTAGCACCTGATAGCGCTTTAAGTCCTTGGCCACCAACGCTTACTTCTTCATCATCGTTATCTTCAGAAGAAGAAAAAGTTACTTCTGCGTCATCTACTTTACCTATTTTTGACTCTATTAAAAACCTGCGCTTAAAGTCGAAACCACAGAATTCAACCACTGACATAGAGCCGGACGAACGCTCTTTGCCAATAGTTACTTCCATTATCAGCTCGATTAAAAACTGGTTCTTTGGCGGTAATTTGGTGGTACGTGTCGGAGTCTTAGTATTGCTGGTCGGCGTGGTTTTATTGCTACGCTTATTAAGCGAGTATATCGAGATACCGATTACCGTTAAACTTATTGCCATAGGTGCTATTGGCTTAGGGCTAGCAGGATTGGGATTAAAACTAGTAAAAAATCGCTTTGCTTACGGCATTACCTTGCAAGGAGCCGGTTTATCCATCGCTTATTTAAGTACCTTTTTTGCCTATAGCGTGTATCACGTCATTAGTGCCTTACCAAGCTTTATGGCACTCGGTATATTATCGGCGCTAACGGTTGCTTTAGCGGTGCGCCAAAACGCTTTCCCGTTAGCATTATTGGCATTATCCGGTGGCTTTTTTGCGCCAATTTTGACAAGTCAAGATACCGGCAGCTTAACGGTATTATTTAGCTATTATTTATTATTAAATGTGACCATTGCTGCTATTGCCCATTATCGCCCGTGGAAGGTACTTAACTTATTGGGTGTGGGCGTGACCTTTGGGCTGGCATACTATTGGGGGCTCACTGAGAATTTAATAGCAATTATTGATAATCAGCGCTGGGCATTGGTCCTGCTCGTAGCACTGCATGTCCTGCTCTATCTATTCGTCGTCATTCGCTATGCTCAGCAAATCATTGCTTATAACAATAGCCATGAGTTGGATACTAATAGCGAAAATCAAACTGCTGACATTCAGACCGCTAATATTACTGACCATCAGTATTTATTTCCTATTGATATTGGGCTGCTATTTTCAGTGCCGATATTGGCATTTGGTTTATTTTCAGCGTTATTGAGCGATATCAATCACGCATTAACCTTTGCTAGCGCGATTTTAGCAGCGATTTATTTGGGGCTTGGCTGGACCTTTATTCAGCGTAGTCAGCGCTATGCGCTGATTACTGAAGGCATGCTGGCATTAGGGTTTGGCTTTTTAGCCTTGGTGATTCCGCTGGCGTTAAACGCTGAGTGGATTGCCTTTGGTTGGTCGGTGCAAGGATTAGCTTTGGTCTGGTTTGGCCGTCGCTCATTACGTGCATGGTCAGTATTATTCGGTTTATCGTTACAGCTGATTAGTATTGCTATGCTGTTAAATAGCTTTGTTATCACTGTTACGCATTATCCCACCTTGGCATTAACGATTTCTGCCATCAGTGCGCTCGCCAGCGTTTTTATTCTACGTGCCAGTAACTCGCCTATCCTATCTCCTATCGCAGAGATTCAAGATTCAGCACAAGCTATTCATTATTCTGAAAACGAGCTTAACGCCAATCATACGCTGTCAGAATACGCCAAAGATTTGGGCATCAGTGACACGGCAGCTCAGCAATGGCTTGCCAGTATCAATAGCCAAAGCATAGCGTTTAAAATCATTTGGCAAAGTCCAGTTTTGATACGTCTGTTGACGCTCACTGCGATGGGCTGGCTACTATATGTGTTAATCATTGATTTTGACCAATGGTTTGCCAGCTGGCAATTGGCAACGACTACCCTGATAGCATTGGCGAGTTTAGTCAGCATTATCATTTATCATGTGGTTAACTATTACCGTTCGTGGCGCGAAATCAGACAATTTAGCCATGGTTTGCTGCTGTTATTTTATGCCATGATCGTATTACAGCTGCCACAAAGATATGAATTTGACTATCAATGGACGACTTTTCATTGGCCGATATTTATGACGCTCTTAATCGGCTGGCTAGTCGTTGGGCAACTTTGGTTAAAAACGTGGCATAACAATACTAATATCAATAAAGACAATCATAACAATGCAGAATTAAAAGGCTACGATAGCGCTAGCTGGCTTGGCACTGGAATTATAGTTTTGGCAGAATTGGTACATTATAGATTGCCCAATTCACAAGGGGTGATGACTATCCTTGTACCTATTGCCTTGATGCTGGCTGGACTCTGGTGGACGCACCGTCATAACTTAATTCAATCCCATCATTCGCCAGAAAAAAACACATCTTCAGCGCTTTCGCTGTACTGGTTTGACTGGCAAGAGGCAATATTAAACAGTGCCAAAATTTTTGTGCCCATTACATTAGGCTGGGTTATTTTTACCAACTTCTCCTATGATGGCGTCATTTGGGAACTACCCTATTTTCCTTTGTTTAATTTATATGATGTGACCTTATGGCTAATCGTATTTTATGGGTTGGGCGTTTATTTACTCGGTCAATCACAGGGCAAGCAATCGCAAAACATCTTAGATGCCATTCCTAAAAATAATACGCTACTCATTATATTAGCGCTGATTAGTTTTTGGATACTTTCGAGCATGTTGGTCAGGACGTTGCACGCTTTTATTAACACACCACTATGGATTGTTGGTTTCTACGAAAGTACTGGCGGCGCATGGTATAGCGAGCAAGTGCAGACAGGATTAACGATTTTATGGACATTATTGGCATTGGCTGCAACTATTATTGCCAGTCGCTACCTCCAGCGGGCGCTGTGGTTTATGGGTATTGGATTGCTGGGCGTGGTGGTACTCAAACTGGTCTTGGTTGATTTATCACAAACTGAGGCGATTTGGCGGGTGATTTCTTTCCTTGGCGCAGGTAGTTTGATATTAGTGATTGGTTATTTGGCACCCCTGCCACCTGCTCATGATGAGGTCGTAGATGATCCTCAAGGATAG
- the ylqF gene encoding ribosome biogenesis GTPase YlqF yields the protein MDKRVSIQWFPGHMNKARNEIKENMPQMDVVIEVIDARIPYSSENPMVAALRGEKPVIKILNKADLADPELTQAWMDYLEQQDGVKAIACDDNKADDVKRIIALCKKLVPNKVGTGRQIKAMIMGIPNVGKSTLINTLAGRAVARTGDEPAVTKSQQLIKLDDDIMLYDTPGMLWPKVENENSGYRLAATGGIRDTAFDFADVAGYTAEYLLEAYPELLKARYKIEELPKTDWEFFEVAGRNRGCVRAGNKVDTYRMSEILVNELRSGKIGRITLETPAMTEAEEIVVAEQRLAAEEKRIAKEEEKRLRRLKTRKNRK from the coding sequence ATGGATAAGAGAGTAAGTATTCAGTGGTTCCCTGGGCATATGAACAAAGCCCGCAATGAAATCAAAGAAAACATGCCACAAATGGACGTGGTCATCGAAGTGATTGATGCGCGTATCCCTTATAGTAGTGAAAACCCAATGGTCGCGGCATTGCGCGGCGAAAAACCTGTCATCAAAATCTTAAACAAAGCCGATCTTGCTGATCCCGAATTGACCCAAGCGTGGATGGATTATCTTGAGCAACAAGATGGTGTCAAAGCAATCGCTTGTGACGATAATAAAGCCGATGACGTAAAGCGCATCATCGCCCTTTGTAAAAAACTTGTCCCCAATAAAGTCGGCACGGGTCGCCAGATCAAAGCCATGATTATGGGGATTCCAAACGTCGGTAAATCGACTTTGATTAATACCCTAGCAGGACGTGCGGTTGCTAGAACAGGTGACGAACCAGCGGTGACTAAGTCGCAGCAGCTAATTAAGCTTGACGATGACATCATGCTCTATGATACCCCTGGTATGCTATGGCCAAAGGTTGAAAACGAAAACTCTGGTTATCGTTTGGCAGCGACCGGCGGCATACGTGATACGGCGTTTGACTTTGCTGATGTTGCAGGCTATACCGCTGAATATTTGCTTGAAGCCTATCCTGAGCTATTAAAAGCCCGCTATAAAATTGAAGAATTGCCCAAGACAGATTGGGAGTTTTTTGAAGTGGCTGGACGTAATCGTGGCTGTGTGCGTGCGGGAAATAAAGTCGATACTTACCGGATGTCAGAAATCCTAGTCAATGAACTGCGTAGCGGTAAGATTGGACGTATTACTTTAGAGACGCCGGCAATGACTGAGGCTGAAGAAATCGTCGTCGCCGAGCAACGTCTGGCTGCTGAAGAAAAAAGGATTGCTAAAGAAGAAGAGAAACGCCTGCGTCGTTTAAAGACACGTAAAAATCGTAAATAA
- a CDS encoding GIY-YIG nuclease family protein: MNPLIPSAKTIQIYLPKGNPRGLRLAEMTTRTVRLIEIPRIHIDDFFAMPEANQVGLYFLVGDTDSIDKPLLYIGQTGDLRRRLNQHHEKDFWTRAFVMLSTNNSMTQTHALYMEHKAIATAIKVGRYEIKNGNTGNRPHTPDPLKADCEELFYTLDVLLSTLGQPIFESLSINNKSANSNEILPIIDTRNTICIGTTPTQISLTQPESTLFYCKTHGTYAKGYYDDDGFVVLSGSLINKRTIASASSWAINKRDEMLSAKKLIEYDSELYELIENLLCKTPSGASDFVLGSSSNGWKIWKNEAGQTLDSIYR, from the coding sequence ATGAATCCATTAATACCATCGGCTAAAACTATTCAAATCTATCTGCCAAAAGGCAATCCTCGCGGGTTACGTTTGGCAGAGATGACTACGCGTACAGTAAGACTGATTGAAATCCCGCGCATTCATATTGATGACTTTTTTGCGATGCCAGAAGCCAATCAAGTTGGTTTATATTTTTTGGTCGGTGATACAGACAGTATCGACAAGCCGCTACTATATATTGGGCAAACCGGTGATTTAAGAAGACGACTAAATCAGCATCATGAAAAGGATTTTTGGACGCGTGCTTTTGTCATGCTCTCGACCAATAACTCAATGACCCAAACTCACGCGTTATATATGGAACATAAAGCTATTGCCACTGCTATTAAAGTTGGGCGCTATGAGATAAAAAATGGTAATACTGGTAATCGTCCACATACTCCTGATCCATTAAAAGCCGACTGCGAAGAACTGTTTTATACGCTCGATGTTTTATTATCAACTTTAGGGCAGCCTATTTTTGAATCACTTAGTATCAATAACAAAAGTGCTAACAGTAATGAGATCTTACCTATTATAGATACAAGAAATACTATCTGTATTGGGACAACTCCTACTCAAATATCCCTTACTCAACCGGAGTCCACACTTTTTTATTGCAAAACTCATGGTACCTATGCTAAGGGTTATTATGATGATGATGGGTTTGTAGTGTTATCAGGTTCACTAATAAATAAGAGAACAATTGCATCAGCAAGCAGCTGGGCAATTAATAAAAGAGATGAAATGTTGTCAGCAAAGAAATTAATTGAATATGATAGCGAACTCTATGAGCTAATAGAAAACTTATTGTGCAAAACACCCAGTGGTGCATCTGATTTTGTACTTGGCTCTTCAAGCAATGGTTGGAAAATTTGGAAAAATGAAGCAGGTCAAACTTTAGATAGTATCTATCGCTAA